ccactaaagcccagtaagcggaggtccataataaaaagaaaacagaaaaatggaCCCAACTTTTTAAGCCCTGGTCCTGCACACATGTGGAACATATGGAACGTATTTTTAAATACCGAAAACACCCTCAAGTATATAAAAGCAGTAAccaaatccatttcttcttcattttctcgatctattcttcttcttcttcttcttcttcttcttcttcttcttcttcttctcatctgtGGTTCGGTGAAGAGCTCCGGCTATGAAGATCTTCTGAGGTGTTGATCAATTCGTGAACTCAAACTAAGATTAATCGGTAGGTTCACTTCCTTACTGTTGGTATAGTTTAGGTtagtttaggttttcatttttcctttcttcttcaaaagcttattttaatttaggttttttttcttctcggatTAGAGAAATTTTCATGTTTATAGCAAAATCTAATGTTTAGGTATTAGATCTGATGTTGATAGTAAACTGGAAGAGTTTACTTTCGTCGATTTGGTATGATCTCTGAGTGTGTTTGTGTTGCACcgcgttttttaattgatttttgggttcgatccatgagtaggtATATGTAATAAtgaaatattttctttgattcggttatattcagagttttgtcattgtttttgggttcgatccatgagtacgtatgtgtaatactgaaatatctgcTTTGATTCGTTTGTATTCAGAGTTTTTTCATTGTTTTTGGATTCGATCCATGAGTGTATTTGTGTTGCACcgcgttttttaattgatttttgggttcgatccatgagtacgtatatgtaatactgaaatatctgcTTTGATTCGTTTATATTCaaagttttgtcattgtttttgggttcgatccattagtacatatgtgtaatactgaaatatgtgctttcattcggttatattcagagttttgtcattgtttttgggttcgatccatgagtacgaaGATTTTTAGAACATCTTGATCGATTCAAGAACCCAAATAGATTCTAGCCTTTGGTAAGTTGATTTTCCTTATTAATACTTGGATTTTCCAAATAAGGATACATGTAAGTTTGACTTAGGGAGGTGTTCTACCTAGATTGTAGAGTTAGCTGTTTGATGCTTCCCAACCAATAGCTTGACATGTATAGTTTCCAATAAACATTAAACAGCATGGTGGCCGTTTGCGATCCTCTTAGTCACTTCTGCCGGTTTTCAAGAAATTCTAAGGGTTTTCTTCCGAGTGTGTTGAAATTTATCCAATTTTGTACTAGTTAATGTTTATTAGAAAAAGTCGTTTTTATCAGTAAACCTCAGGATGTCTTTTCAAATTCCTTCTAGGCAGAATTCAGTTTTTCAATTAAGGAGACATGTAGGGAGGTGTTCTGCGTAGAAATTATTGTAGAGTTAGCCGGTCAATGCTTACCAACCAATAGCTTGAAATAAAAAAGTTTTTCTGTTCTTCTCTTGTTACTTGCAGTAGGAAATACTAAGAATGTCACTGCTAACTTTATTCTGTACAGGAAGTTGGAAGATATCCTGGATACTTTTGCTGACAGAGTTTCTAAACCACACCTTTATCTGACTGATAAGATGCAAATCGCCCTTGGTAAGATCTGTAGATAGTTTTCTTTTGATCTCCTATTTCCCCATGAGAAGCTTTATCGCTATTGCTAATCTGAGAACTTACTACCTATTTTAGTACCAAACATTTGTTAGCTTTTTGGTGTTTGACTTGGCGAGTCTGTAAATATACGAAGCAAACTATCCACATCACATTGCACTTCATTCTTGAATGATTTGCCCAATTCAAATCATATTGTAGTTTTATTTACAATTTGCCATCTAGTTTAATGCAAATTTGAGGATGTTTTTATAATGAGTCATAGGAAATCTCCAAAGTTCAAAATGCAGTTTTGGGCACATCTCTTTGATAGGGCAAATTATTTGGTCATTTCACTTGTTCAGCTTGTGCCATTATAACTAGCTCTGCAATGTTGGGCATTCCAAAGTTCTGATGTCCTGTGCCCCGACTTGTGTTCTTTTAGAGTTAGCCAATTGCTCTGCAATGCTCTCATACTCTTGAACCTCAGTTTTCTTCTTGTTATCTGTGTGCTTACTTCATTGAATTTGCTTTGCAGCTGGTGGTTTGGGTCATGGTGTGGCCCATGCTGTCTTTTTCTGTCTAAGCCTGTTGACACCTGGGTTTGGTAAGGAAACATTTTACGTTGAGAGGTGCTCACCGATGCCATTTTTTCTCGTCTCTGGTGAGTCACTTCCTTGccagttttttatttcttttcctggTTTTCTTACATAATTTGTTACCTCCACACGTTCTCCATGGTTATAGCTTTCAATGGGTACGCAGAAGGGAACAAATCAGACCAAATATTCGTCCCAGCAGTTCATCTAATTGCAGTATCAATGGTTAGtataaattttatataaatttttctGTGTTTACTGTGGATTTgtaggttttcctttttttttcctatGATTTAATACTGTACTGAAGAAATATTATAGATTAaattgtatgatcctacaatatatgtgatgtaatacgttttctaatttatttatcattgactcttacagatttgtactctacctggaagcagtgcagcaaatatgtactcgaatttgtaagcattcagatatataatcggatttgtaagcagtacgacagatatgtactcaaatttctAAGCAGTGCGATAAATATGtaatcaaatttgtaaacagtgtagcaaatatgtaatcgaatttttaagcagtgtaccagatatgtactcaaatttgtaagcagtgtagacacacacgtttggtagtaatgggtattatggacatttccatgttttaattaattttggacctccggataaaaaaaagatccggttggaccctactataaataactatatgggcctaggaccaaacaagaaaataAATGTCTAAAAAAattaggctggtttcctaattaggaaagtcaaatgttaatttagttttctgggaccacttttctcttaacttttttttataacaagtgttatgtggaccatttcattATACTTCTTTtggtgacaagtgtcatggggaccatttcacttcacttcttttattgacaagtgtcatgaggaccattttCAATGATTGATTCACGTAATTTCCttagttttttctaaaataaaaaccagcctattaaaaaagaacggaggagaACAAATAATTAGATTCAAATCTTTTTAATCATATAAAAAACCatcctttgtttttatttttaaatgtTTGTGATTGTATTAAGGAATCTGATTCAGTTTGACCCGCAAACAAGATCTTtgtatttcaaaaaaaataaattaaaaaaggaTCAGCACGTGGCAGCTTCCTAGTAATATCCTCGGACCCCAAATTTTTATTTCACTTCTAGAAATGACTTTTTATCGTAAATAATTCAATGCCGCGAGGCTTATATGgtaaaatcgaaacaaaaacagtagTTTTTTTAATTATGATAGAAATTGGTCAGACAAAAAAAGGGAGATGAGGTTCTTAATAATTAATTATGACCGTCTGACCCTCCCTTCACTCGATGAAATGAATCAAGTACTGAGATCTTCTCCCTTGCTTCAACTACCAAACCcaacgccaccaccaccaccatccttATCCCCCAGGTACGTCCTCTCTCAGACACATCCTTTTCaattcctcctccttcttcttgttAGGTTATTGATATCTGAGGTTTCAATTCCTTAATTTATCGCTAAAAAAAACTAAGATTTCCCTGGCTAGGGTTaatctttcttcttctacttgtatACAGGTTTATTATAAAGGTAATTGGCAAAGATGATGAATTGGAAATTTCAGAGATACCGAATGGCGTGATTCATTTTCAAGGTTCCAGTTAAGAAGAAGAGATTAAATTGATTTATTTATTGAATGTAATCCATCTCAAATTGGttactatttttatttatttgatttggaTCTTAGTTGTTGTATTACTAATCTTTGCGTACAGAAAGATTAGTAGTAGTACGACTTGTCCATTTTCATAGGAAGGAGGAGGAATTCGACATGCCGCCTATACAGAAATTATATGAGGCTTGCAAATTATCGTTCTCTCCTAATGGACCTATTTCTGAAGAAGCTCTCCAGAAAGTAAGGGCGATGTTAGGTAAGTGcttttcatcttcaatttcattaCTTATTTTCTGTAaatgtatgtaaacataattaGTTGCTATTTCCTTGCGTAATAATCCTATGTTAGTTTAGTCTATAGGCCGGTGATAAACATTCTGTTTTGTCGTTTTTTTGCCGAATCAAATCAACTAGTAGTACACTTTCCAAGGAAATAGGTTGTAACTGCTTTCATAATTTCGAATACCAATGTTTTTCTGTTATTCATTTAACAAGAGTAAGGATATGGATAAGGCTCATATGGTTGTACTTTTTAAAAGACTCACAGTTAGCTTATCCCCTAGTTATCATGTTTTCACTATATAACCTTTTCCATTAGCTACACTTGATATATTTGATGTCTCTTTCTTTTGGTTAGAATCATTCTGTTAGTCAATTTTAGCTTTTAGGGACATGGTGTTTGGAAACATTTATGATTTGATAGAAGGTAGGTACTATTTTTTTGAGACATCCGTATTAAACATCTGCCCTGGTGGACTGAATTATTTCAATGAAAACGATTTCTtgccttctctttttttttatttttttaaataactaAATATGCATTTCAGGTTAAATTGGTAACACTAGTTGATTTCCAGTAATGCTCGCGGTTTTACATTTATGGTATTGTGATTAGTTTTATCTTTTTTTACGCGCTGTAATTGTTTTATTCTATCTCTTACCATCCACCCACTTTTACTTCGCCTCTGTTACCTTCATGAAATTGATCTTGTCCAGCGCATATAGTCACTAGTTCCTTGTACTAGGTAAGTCAGTAGATCAAATGAATTACAACAGCTGGATTCTGAAAAGGTTGTTGATGATGGTATTACGGTAGAGGTGAAAAATGTTGGAAACCGTATGAAATTAGAAGGTCATTACTGTCTTACTCTAAACTTTATGAAATCCTTTAATAGGGTTTTGGGTAAGGATTGATCTAGTTCGTTTGACCTAAGCAATGCATATTAGTTAGGCGGGTTTTGAAGAAccaaaaaatatgaaaattcCTGCTTTGATTGAAATTTCGAGGCAAACATGTATATAAGGATTCAACGGTCTATTAGGACAATTTTATCATACATTTTCTAGTGTTAAAAGGATAGTGCCAAATGGATTTTGTAGAGGGTCATTTAGATGTGTGTAAAATTCAACAGTCTATCTGACTGGTTTATTGTGCAGTTTATAAAGTTCAAAGGATAGTGCCAAATGGATTTTGTAGGATTCAAGTGTTTACTTTATACTAAAGATGGAATTGTAAAAGGTGTAGAGTCAGGGTATGCTATGACCGGAAGTTTTGCCTGAATAAATTACGAGTCAACTTAGTTTTTACCAACTAAGAAACATTAGGTGGAGATTGTGGTGACAAATCTCAAATGACCTGTAGTGGCAAATCAGTGCTTGAGAGTTCAACTTAGTAGTTAATTAAAAGAGTTCATGGCATTAGTTGATGGCTGGGACCTACACTCTATTCTCTTGTATTCCAGTTGTTCCAAAAAAGTTACAGACTTTATTTTGCTAGTTTCAGCAAGATTTAACGTTCCGAGTCTctgttgatgtagttttttaaacAGGTTAAACTACTTTAGGCAGTCTATCACAATAATAGCCTGGATCGATATAAAATTTAGATTGTCTGTCAATAAATTACATTCTCATGTACCTATTTCAAATGTTGTCTGTTGTAGTGTTGTACTTGGTTGAATGTAGTCTAATGCAGCCATGTTACTAGTGAATTTTCATAAGCTTCAGCAACTGGTCTTGGAATCCTTCAATCccttgaacccaaatatcttaGGAAATGTTACTAGAAGAAGCTAAATCCATGCTTTTCCATAGCACATATTATGCTGTTCGATTAAAAATCTGATTCCACAGAATCCGGGTCCCCAAAGAGAAAGCATGGCCAAAAGTGTGCATTTGACTTGTTTTCATAGAATTCCAAAGAACGTCTTCCCTTACCTCCCCCAACAAATTGTTTATGTTGAATTCCTTCCTTGCTATCAACCACAGCCTTATGGTTTCTGAGCATTAGCCCTTCACTTGCATCGAGTGGTTCCATAACTACTCTGCAAATTTTTTCCCTGTCTTTATATTAGCTTACAAGTTACAAGTCTTAGTAGCAGATTTTTGGGGAAAAGTTTTGCCTTTTCCTTTATCATGTTGTATATAGATAAGTCATTTTCCCCGACACATGTTGTATATAGAGAAGTCATATTCCTTGACACGCTTgacatgtgttttttttttgttaatctgtttttttttttgttaatctgGAGTAGTTTCTGACAACAGTAAAACTGAAAGTCAGGAACTTGAaagatgaagactgaagattacaagaagacatcaacaaggacttcatcaacaaaggtatgtggtaattgatttcatttggattcttgttcaattctacctttctaatctattcaAACAAatactcactctatggaacaattcctacgacggtaaatgtacatttatgtatatatccTCGAGGTTAAAGAACCGAAAAGCGAAAATTGTACTAAGATTTTACATTTTGCTGAAGAAATTGACATCCTGATAATAGTTTCAAACCATTTTGTTTCTTGATCTTTTGAATCTTGATCATTGACATCGTATATGTCAAATGCTTCCATAAAAAAGAAGTAATATTCCCAAAGTTAATAAACATGATTGCTGGATTAGTTGTTATTTCGTAATCCATTAATAATGGATTTGGaaacttaattcataaatgtgcAAATATATTACTTCATTTCCTGTTTTAGTATTATGCTATCAATCACCGCTCACATTGCGTGATTAAGAgatggtaataaaaaaaatatagtgatacatatatatatatatataactgtaTATAAAGATCATAATCATCTTTGTATCTATCTATTCAATTAGCAGAAAATATCGTTTACCCACCAGAAAAACAATTGCACGCATGAGTAGCAGATGCACAAATattttacccaccataaaattgCGTTTTCCACATATATTAAGATTAAGTACTTGTTTTGCATATAAATGTTCTCTTAGGGCACCTTAGTCGCGCCTAGGCACTAAGGCATGAGGCAACGGGCTTGGCGCCTCGCCTCGCCTAACGCCTTTTGCAACATAGACGAGTACAAAGAATGCCCAAATGAAGACAATGATCGATAAGATATCAAATTGAATAAACCATAAACAATGCGTTAAGTTGTTGAGCACATCCATATCAAAGTATCAAAGGCTTTACATAGCCAATACACAATCATAAacataatgttagagcattgctcagttaaACCCACTacctttggtatgtcaagttagttgtcaattttagttgtcaaaatgcattcttgatttagtatactaaagatagtttcggactagattaggtctaagaaaaaCTACTCTTAAGGATggagactgaagattacaagaagacatcaacaaggacttcatcaacaaaggtatgtggtaattgatttcatttggattcttgttcaattttaCCTTTCTAATTTATCCAAACAAATGTTCACTCTATGGAACGATTCCTATGacaataaatgtacatttatatatatacactcgaggttatttgagccacgaattttgtgacaataacctttatccatggaaaggttctcatgttatagtgaatgagcttacgaattcaacgagccaagaatcactcaattccgagttataacaatgaaattatgagtgatttattaacgTAACAATTATAAATGATGTTGTAATTGTTACATTTCGTTAGTacgaaacaatccatggactgcttgtaacggttcacggacttgggcccaattggTGATTTTTGCTTATTTAGATAaaatggctattaatccaaacatatttgattaccatactaACGTGTTTGCGATAActcttaattcctgcctaagttaaaatatgatttattcacataaatacaatatttgctaattaattatttatttaattattttggaaagattgtaacttaggaaagactcccaaatttaggagagtcttgaaaaaagaaagtagctttgcttagctttcaagctatctctcactataaataaagggtttgtgactgctacacgttttttttatcccctttggaaaattggtataagctcataaggttgttttccatgtcttctgttcttcctgaacaagagtgagataaaagtctttgtattggggatcacaaatccaagttgggtttaatcttcgtgattgattatacaacttgtaatctaggtttttcacctcttgtctattctaaggttttctcttttgatataaagccattcaagagttgttgatcataaaccctagattttgatagattcagtttctgatcgtataccaacacttgttagtcgaaatcagaagctagaaagaaaacttcaattaaggtatctcgtaaaaaaccttaagaagttttaaacaagatatctctagatttattctagttgttcttgttgtagaatcattaggtttcttttcctttattgaagagtataagaaTCCCTAGTTCACAAGTTTgcttgatattacttttacctagtaattgtttttatcaaaataaacacaagatttccaaaaccttgatttacatctaaaggaaatcaaatcggtattttgtgcaaacaaaacatcgaatcgtatcaatcgtgttgttgtatcttctaaagagagccttgggttctgctagaagatttacgagaagaattcccaaagacaatcggtgttgtgctaggagttttattagtgctgaagcaggtattacatctagtccgaataggtagtaggaatttggtgtaacagattataatcagtgtgtgtttattctggactaggtcccggggtttttcttcttttgcagtttcctcgttaacgaaatttttggtgtctgtgttatttcttttccgcatcaaaatcatcaaattttaatTAATCTATTAATTTACAACTTTCAAAGGgataaaatacaaaaataaatatttcagaaattagaAGGAATCCTAGCGACAAGCTGGTCTCCAACTCCTTTCTGAATAAAAATCTCTAATCTGTGGAAAAAGTCATTAACTTTCTTCGCAGTAACATCAAACCTAGACAGATGGTTATGCAACCTATTCAATAAAACCACCAGGTCATCACCCAAATCACCGAGTGTCGTAAAATCCAATGCGCCAAAACCATAACCTTGATCTAAACATTTATcaagatattttttatttttacgaGTAATAGCATTGCCCAAAGCAACACCTGGATGAAAACTACTAGCCCAATTACCAGTGAAAGGCGAGACCCCAGTGACATCAAAACACACATCACGACCATTGTCCCAGTTGAGAACCAGAATGTCAGCAGGACGCAACCCATTTCCCTCATTGGACAAGAAACCTAAATTGACTTCCTTCCTGGAAGGGACTCCAGCACGGAAAAGCATGTCAACAACAGTGTCACGAGCGATCATGACGATATTTAATCCCCCATCCTTCGCACAATGCAAGTAATGATCTCCAAAGCATTCCATATCTTTACCACATGAAGTACATGAGCTATTTTCGGGAAATAAAGGAATACCCAACTGATAGATCAAAACAGCACTAAATTGTCTGGCACCAACCCTCTGATTAAGACCTTCAATAAGTAAAGCCTTGAGGAAATCTTGAGCATGACTAGCTTTGTTACATTGCCAAAGGGCACTGTCATGGATAGTCATAGCAAATTTGGATGGAAACTCCTTCATGACAACGTCAAAATATTTGACTGCCAAAGTGTTCATGGGATGGGGGGCAGTTAAATCAACGTTGACTTCAGGACCACAAACATTCGAGAACAACTCAAGAGCATGCTGAAGACCTATATCGGGACCTTGGAGAGAGGTGTTGCGAAGGATGACATATTGGAGAGGCTGTGTTTGGATACATGACGCTAAATAACAATAGTGCATAGCATCAGCCATAAAATAAATACCTAGTCCACCGTACCTGAGAGGTAAAGAAGCAATCTGAAGCTACAACAGACCCAAGCCAGGTCCATCATTCGTGACAATGTGACGCAAGTGCTGGAACAGGTGTGTGTCGAAGGCGACTTGAGATTCAGCTAGGTACTCCTGCCTAGTAGTTCTCATGGAGAAATACAATTTAGAAACCCCTGCACAGCTTCTCAGTAGGTGTAACTCGCACTGTGGATCTTCTAATAATTTCAACACTGCATCCATCAAGGATGTAGTCTTGTTCACCCTATTACGAACCAAATTACTGCAAAAATTGTGATCCAAGCTAACCTGGCCACCAAGAAGCTTGACACCATGAAACAGCCTGCTGACTTGAGGAGGAAAAACACTATCACATCTAGCGTCTACCGAAGGCCAGAAAACCTCGGTTTTGGAAACGTTCAGGTGAAGCCCAAATTTACCTCCTTCGGTTTGAATGATATTGAAATCCTTGGAAACCATTAAAGTATCCCCAATCAAGGTTCCATCGTCTAAATACCAAGCCTGAAGGTCCAAATGGCACCGTTCAGTAATCATTTTTACCAAAGGATGAGACCGAGAGGGTCACCCTGTTGAACCCCTTGTGCTGACAATGGGTTCTAACCTCTTGCAACATAGCAGTTCTATTCACCATATTAAAGGAGTTGCGAAAATCCACCAACAACATTGACATGGAAGAGCAATGACCTTTTTCTAGGATAAGTCGGTTAACAGAGTGTAATATAGCTTTACCACCACAGGGACTCCAACACCAAACTGGAAATCCTCTAAATAAGAACACGTTTGCTTACCAACTGCTTGCGATGGAACTTTGGAAACAAGGCGTCTCCAcacggtaccaacatcgatgggTCGAATGCCCCCATCAGGCTTAATAAGAGGCGTAATAGGTGCACTATCTACGTATTCTCCCAACTGTGTAGGGCATAAACCCTCAAGCCACGGATTTATTACCCCGTTAATGGAAGTCAACAATTCATCAGCGACGGCCTCGGCAGATCCATTAAGAGCATCCAATAGGTGTTGAACCCTTAAACCGTCTCTATCGCAAGAAGTACCCCACGGAAAACTTCGAATTCTTCCAAGGACCATCTCACAGGATGAGACAACACTGCCAGTAACCGCAGGCATGGTGGGGATGACGGGAGGAGGTGCATATGGATGTTTATC
This is a stretch of genomic DNA from Papaver somniferum cultivar HN1 chromosome 1, ASM357369v1, whole genome shotgun sequence. It encodes these proteins:
- the LOC113324612 gene encoding uncharacterized protein LOC113324612 codes for the protein MNQVLRSSPLLQLPNPTPPPPPSLSPRFIIKVIGKDDELEISEIPNGVIHFQERLVVVRLVHFHRKEEEFDMPPIQKLYEACKLSFSPNGPISEEALQKVRAMLG
- the LOC113324603 gene encoding gamma-secretase subunit APH1-like gives rise to the protein MAGSANIGGGEGGKDIPWIMNSASLPLQAWWPFAILLVTSAGFQEILRVFFRNVTANFILYRKLEDILDTFADRVSKPHLYLTDKMQIALAGGLGHGVAHAVFFCLSLLTPGFGKETFYVERCSPMPFFLVSAWFSYIICYLHTFSMVIAFNGYAEGNKSDQIFVPAVHLIAVSMVFLFFSYDLILY